A genomic window from Parvularcula sp. LCG005 includes:
- a CDS encoding autorepressor SdpR family transcription factor: MSKIFKALSDPTRRRVLELLRDGPRTAGELAEHFNFSKPTMSAHFTVLKEAGLIEGEKRGNQVVYDLKLSVLEDGLLGFAKIFGLGNEDAEAGTKEAVERPS, from the coding sequence ATGAGCAAGATCTTCAAAGCCCTTTCCGACCCCACCCGCCGCCGAGTCCTTGAGCTTTTACGCGATGGGCCGCGCACTGCGGGTGAGTTGGCGGAGCACTTCAACTTCTCGAAGCCAACCATGTCCGCTCATTTCACGGTGCTCAAGGAAGCGGGCCTGATTGAAGGGGAAAAGCGTGGCAATCAGGTCGTGTACGACCTGAAACTGTCGGTGCTGGAAGATGGTCTTCTGGGGTTTGCCAAGATCTTCGGTCTGGGAAACGAAGATGCGGAAGCGGGCACGAAAGAAGCGGTTGAGCGGCCGTCGTGA
- a CDS encoding CvpA family protein, translating into MTSFDLFIIVTMGLSVLFAWVRGLSRETVTLLAIGAGIFTVQLFGTGFSSLFGTGVAGPLIALALLFLLGFAVASIGLELVVARIWGRDPSRPDRIAGAVFGLVRGWFLMGLALFAVIQFHAGEKDLPPPFGNALLIGLIKPATNLLERWGLEDVDPVVIESPDTAATAERN; encoded by the coding sequence ATGACCAGTTTTGATCTGTTCATCATTGTGACCATGGGCCTGTCCGTCTTGTTTGCCTGGGTGCGCGGCCTGTCCCGTGAGACGGTTACGCTTCTCGCGATCGGTGCTGGCATCTTCACCGTACAGTTGTTTGGCACCGGCTTCAGCAGCCTGTTCGGCACAGGGGTGGCCGGGCCCCTGATCGCCCTCGCCCTACTTTTTCTCCTTGGCTTTGCCGTGGCATCCATCGGTCTTGAGCTGGTCGTCGCCCGCATCTGGGGACGGGATCCCAGCCGGCCAGATCGCATCGCTGGCGCGGTGTTCGGTCTCGTCCGCGGCTGGTTCCTGATGGGCCTTGCCCTTTTCGCTGTCATCCAGTTCCACGCCGGCGAAAAAGACCTGCCGCCGCCGTTCGGCAATGCGCTGCTGATCGGCCTCATCAAACCGGCCACCAACCTTCTCGAACGCTGGGGGCTCGAAGATGTTGACCCTGTTGTCATCGAATCGCCTGACACTGCCGCTACAGCTGAACGAAATTAG
- the purF gene encoding amidophosphoribosyltransferase, whose product MVEFSRQTENKRQSARARFLQREQRRLIDTPPLPRALHEECGVFGIIGHSEESSSTIALGLHALQHRGQEAAGIVTFDHATQKFHSDRAAGLVSGHFISEDVLDALKGSAGIGHTRYSTTGGTNVKNIQPFYADLDRGGLAIAHNGNLTNTVTLRSQLIREGRIFHTTSDTELFLKLTAQSRKLSLADRVMDSLGGVEGAYALLVLTADALIGVRDPVGIRPLVLGRLGNAYVLASESCAFDQIGAEFMRDVEPGEMVICRRDGTMESRRCFPKPPNARPCIFELIYFARPNSFVDGKSIYQLRKQLGERLAIETPIDADLVAPIPDSGVAAAIGYSNASGLPYEMALIRGHYSGRTFIQPSQRMRKLGVERKLSANAGVVKGKRIVLIDDSLVRGTTSTAITSMLRKAGAKEVHFRIACPPIRYPDYYGINTPTREELMAATHSVEEIRQFIGADSLGFLSLEGLYEALDKGPRHTEYPAFTDHCFTGEYPTALVDKTMQDHQAQIEQLSFLKESS is encoded by the coding sequence ATGGTTGAGTTTTCCCGTCAGACCGAAAACAAACGTCAGAGCGCTCGCGCGCGATTTCTTCAACGGGAACAACGGCGTCTGATCGACACGCCTCCTCTCCCCCGCGCCCTTCATGAGGAGTGCGGAGTATTTGGCATCATCGGCCACAGTGAGGAAAGTTCTTCGACGATTGCGCTGGGCCTCCATGCGCTTCAACACCGCGGGCAGGAAGCGGCCGGGATTGTCACCTTCGATCACGCCACCCAGAAATTTCACTCCGATAGAGCCGCTGGCCTCGTCAGCGGCCATTTTATTTCCGAAGACGTTCTGGATGCGCTGAAGGGCAGTGCCGGTATCGGTCACACACGATATTCGACGACCGGTGGCACGAACGTCAAAAACATCCAGCCATTCTACGCCGACCTTGATCGCGGCGGCCTGGCCATCGCCCACAATGGCAATCTGACCAACACGGTGACGTTGCGGTCACAGCTGATCCGCGAAGGCCGCATTTTCCACACGACCTCTGACACCGAACTCTTCCTGAAGTTGACGGCACAGTCGCGCAAGCTCTCCCTTGCAGATCGCGTGATGGACAGTCTTGGTGGTGTCGAAGGCGCCTATGCCCTGCTCGTCCTGACCGCCGATGCGCTGATCGGCGTGCGAGATCCTGTGGGCATCCGCCCCCTCGTGCTCGGCCGGTTGGGCAATGCCTATGTTCTGGCGTCGGAATCATGCGCCTTCGACCAGATCGGCGCTGAATTCATGCGGGATGTCGAGCCAGGAGAAATGGTCATTTGCCGTCGTGATGGCACGATGGAATCGCGCCGCTGTTTCCCCAAGCCACCCAATGCCCGCCCCTGCATTTTCGAGCTGATCTATTTTGCGCGTCCCAACAGCTTTGTGGATGGCAAATCGATCTACCAGCTCCGCAAACAACTGGGCGAGCGTCTGGCTATTGAAACGCCGATTGACGCAGACCTCGTTGCGCCAATCCCGGACTCCGGTGTGGCAGCGGCTATCGGCTATTCCAATGCGTCGGGCCTGCCCTACGAGATGGCGCTGATCCGGGGCCACTATTCGGGGCGCACCTTCATTCAGCCGTCCCAGCGCATGCGCAAGCTGGGCGTGGAGCGAAAATTGTCCGCCAATGCCGGTGTCGTGAAGGGCAAACGCATTGTCCTGATCGATGACAGTCTGGTCCGCGGCACAACCTCAACCGCCATTACCTCGATGCTGCGCAAAGCCGGCGCCAAGGAAGTTCACTTCCGCATTGCCTGCCCACCTATTCGTTACCCCGACTATTACGGGATCAATACACCGACCCGTGAAGAGCTGATGGCGGCGACCCATTCGGTCGAGGAGATTCGTCAGTTCATCGGCGCCGACAGCTTGGGCTTCCTCTCGCTGGAGGGCCTGTATGAAGCCTTGGACAAGGGCCCCCGGCACACTGAGTATCCGGCCTTTACCGACCACTGCTTCACCGGCGAATACCCAACCGCACTTGTCGACAAGACCATGCAGGACCATCAGGCCCAGATCGAGCAGCTCAGCTTTCTGAAAGAAAGCAGCTAG
- a CDS encoding YdcF family protein yields MHILARITIASVATFIAGFLVFAGTLPRASHFNIEGKAAAFGDLTTDQIGIVALTGGGGARITRAVSLFEEGKGDRVLVSGTHPKVTKSDLKMAGSAETLDCCVDLSPWARSTVGNGIDARDWAKKNGYAALYIVTSDFHLRRATQELRAVAPELMIVGVPVENDLVPEKGWLTNPRALSLLGKEYIKFLLSFVRTLI; encoded by the coding sequence ATGCACATTCTGGCACGGATCACCATTGCAAGTGTCGCGACATTCATCGCGGGGTTTCTGGTTTTTGCCGGAACGCTGCCCCGTGCGTCCCATTTCAATATTGAGGGCAAGGCCGCCGCATTCGGTGACCTGACGACCGATCAGATCGGCATCGTCGCACTGACCGGGGGCGGCGGGGCCCGCATCACACGCGCCGTGTCCCTGTTCGAAGAGGGCAAGGGAGACCGCGTCCTAGTTTCCGGCACCCACCCCAAGGTCACGAAATCGGACCTCAAGATGGCGGGCAGTGCTGAGACGCTCGACTGCTGTGTCGATCTCAGTCCGTGGGCCCGCAGCACGGTGGGCAACGGTATCGACGCCCGCGATTGGGCCAAGAAAAACGGCTATGCCGCGCTCTATATCGTCACGTCGGATTTCCACCTGCGCCGCGCCACCCAGGAACTGCGCGCCGTCGCACCCGAGCTGATGATCGTTGGCGTCCCGGTGGAAAATGATCTTGTCCCGGAAAAAGGCTGGCTGACCAACCCGCGCGCGCTGTCGCTATTGGGCAAGGAATATATCAAGTTCCTCCTTTCTTTTGTACGCACACTGATTTGA
- a CDS encoding lysophospholipid acyltransferase family protein, with the protein MIKVRSIIFNLYMALCAILIALFGWWTLFRRDWTLASSRLWNGMVYQGLRFICGIDSETIGRDRLPDGPAIIAANHQSMWETVALCAQLPRPCFVLKKELGDIPIFGWWCRRSGFIFVDRSAGAAALKKMVRDARVAIDRGVSHIIIFPEGTRTPVGTTAPFQPGLAALAKAISVPIVPVAHNSGVFWQHPSGRKVPGTITMEYLPALSPDQPRAALMAATRDAIETRTRQLEARGIAQRASQMTAQDQEDAPS; encoded by the coding sequence ATGATCAAGGTCCGCTCAATCATCTTCAACCTGTACATGGCCCTTTGCGCGATTCTGATCGCCCTCTTTGGATGGTGGACACTGTTCCGCCGAGACTGGACACTTGCCTCGTCCCGGCTCTGGAACGGCATGGTCTATCAGGGCCTCAGATTTATCTGCGGCATCGATTCAGAAACGATTGGTCGCGACCGCCTGCCTGACGGCCCCGCCATCATCGCCGCCAATCACCAGTCGATGTGGGAAACCGTGGCGCTTTGCGCGCAGCTGCCGCGGCCCTGCTTTGTGCTGAAGAAGGAACTTGGCGATATTCCGATCTTTGGCTGGTGGTGCCGCCGGTCCGGTTTTATTTTCGTCGACCGTAGCGCGGGCGCCGCCGCCCTGAAAAAAATGGTGCGGGATGCCCGCGTGGCGATTGATCGTGGCGTCAGCCACATCATCATCTTTCCCGAAGGCACACGCACCCCGGTCGGCACCACGGCGCCCTTCCAGCCTGGCCTCGCGGCCCTGGCCAAGGCCATCAGTGTGCCAATTGTACCTGTCGCCCATAATTCCGGTGTGTTCTGGCAGCATCCAAGCGGCCGCAAGGTGCCCGGCACCATCACCATGGAATACCTGCCGGCGCTATCCCCCGACCAGCCCCGCGCCGCGCTGATGGCGGCCACGCGCGACGCCATCGAAACCCGTACCCGTCAGCTGGAGGCCCGCGGCATCGCCCAGCGCGCTTCGCAAATGACCGCTCAAGATCAGGAAGACGCTCCCTCATGA
- a CDS encoding DUF2125 domain-containing protein, with amino-acid sequence MTDAPRRAKRRYLIIPFALFGIFFAAYSALWVYGRGIMKDEIAAYIANEESMGRKITYESMKIAGYPYNLRAVLDDFVWEDPGQWTWSGERLNIITLPYDPSRLIFAPRKAQKLVVDGKSYDIDARAINVSLSDMAYAAEANDFTATGEEGVITFNEFRANWDLNDEGGWVLVAGVRQARFVDTAEGMIDLPYMNLALTQGADAMGRITIDSVEGAVSTQTIPKPTLLKAKGQIGLDGLQRPEGNITITARELPALFDLLKTYELMDAEQAQQAINAFSGGSGADSEIPLPLTMRDGQLRMGPIVLGTLDPISF; translated from the coding sequence ATGACCGATGCGCCAAGACGTGCAAAGCGCCGTTATCTGATTATCCCGTTCGCGCTCTTCGGCATCTTCTTCGCCGCCTATAGCGCCCTGTGGGTCTACGGGCGGGGTATCATGAAAGACGAGATTGCCGCGTACATCGCCAATGAAGAATCGATGGGTCGCAAGATCACCTATGAGAGCATGAAGATTGCCGGCTACCCCTACAATCTGCGTGCGGTGCTTGATGATTTTGTATGGGAAGATCCCGGACAGTGGACATGGTCCGGTGAACGCCTGAACATCATCACCCTGCCCTATGACCCGTCCCGGCTGATTTTCGCTCCGCGCAAAGCACAGAAATTGGTCGTGGACGGCAAGTCCTACGACATTGACGCTCGCGCGATCAATGTCAGCCTGTCTGATATGGCCTATGCCGCCGAAGCCAACGACTTCACCGCAACCGGCGAAGAAGGCGTGATTACGTTCAACGAGTTTCGGGCAAACTGGGACCTGAATGATGAAGGGGGCTGGGTGCTGGTCGCTGGCGTTCGTCAGGCGCGATTTGTCGACACCGCCGAGGGCATGATTGATCTGCCCTATATGAACCTTGCGCTGACACAGGGGGCCGATGCGATGGGTCGGATCACCATCGATTCGGTCGAAGGTGCCGTCTCTACACAGACAATTCCCAAACCAACCCTCCTGAAGGCAAAGGGCCAGATCGGTCTTGACGGCCTCCAGCGGCCGGAGGGCAACATCACGATCACCGCGCGTGAATTGCCCGCGCTGTTTGATCTTCTCAAAACCTATGAGCTGATGGACGCCGAACAGGCGCAACAGGCGATCAATGCCTTTTCAGGAGGCAGTGGAGCAGACAGCGAGATCCCGCTGCCCCTGACCATGCGGGACGGCCAATTGCGGATGGGACCGATCGTTCTTGGGACGCTTGATCCAATATCGTTCTGA
- the hisC gene encoding histidinol-phosphate transaminase codes for MTTPTPKPGLLEIKPYTPGKATTTAHRIIKLSSNESALGASPKATAAYADAAAKIARYPDGTSADLRVAIGEIHDLDPARLIVGAGSDDIINLVIRAYAAEGDHILQTDYGFSYYALAAQAACVDTKFVPETNFTADVDAILDAVEERTRIVFLANPNNPTGTMLGRDELVRLRAGLRDDIILILDGAYAEYVEDDDYTDGRDLVDQSIDKGTDNVIMMRTFSKIYGLGGLRVGWAYAPDRLIDILHRLRSPFNVNGPALKAAEAAIRDQAFVARNRAHNREERARVAGSLSQLGFDVINGYGNFLLFGPRAGHGDDAQQLLSFMEAEGILIRSTASSHLPDHLRVSIGSTDENSAFLEALHRYAEQA; via the coding sequence ATGACGACACCCACACCGAAACCGGGACTGCTTGAAATCAAGCCCTACACACCGGGCAAGGCCACGACGACCGCGCATCGCATCATCAAGCTGTCGTCGAATGAAAGCGCTCTGGGCGCCAGCCCCAAGGCAACGGCCGCCTATGCAGATGCTGCGGCCAAGATCGCGCGATATCCCGATGGGACATCGGCGGACTTGCGTGTCGCCATCGGCGAAATCCACGATCTGGATCCAGCGCGGCTGATTGTCGGGGCCGGGTCGGATGACATCATCAATCTGGTCATTCGAGCTTATGCGGCGGAGGGCGATCATATCCTCCAGACCGACTATGGCTTTTCCTATTACGCGCTGGCGGCGCAGGCCGCCTGCGTGGATACAAAATTTGTCCCGGAGACGAACTTCACCGCTGACGTGGATGCGATCCTGGACGCGGTGGAGGAGCGCACCCGTATCGTCTTCCTCGCCAATCCCAATAACCCGACCGGCACGATGCTGGGCCGTGATGAGCTGGTGCGATTGCGGGCCGGTCTGCGTGACGACATCATCCTCATCCTTGATGGGGCCTATGCTGAATATGTCGAAGATGATGACTACACGGACGGGCGTGACCTTGTTGACCAGTCCATCGACAAGGGCACTGACAATGTCATCATGATGCGGACGTTTTCAAAAATATACGGGCTTGGGGGCCTGCGGGTCGGCTGGGCCTATGCGCCGGACCGCCTGATCGATATTCTGCATCGACTGCGCAGTCCGTTCAATGTCAACGGCCCCGCCCTGAAGGCAGCTGAAGCGGCAATCAGGGATCAGGCGTTTGTTGCTCGAAATCGGGCGCATAACCGGGAAGAGCGGGCGCGGGTGGCCGGATCGCTGAGCCAGCTCGGCTTTGACGTGATCAATGGCTACGGCAATTTTCTTCTGTTTGGTCCGCGTGCGGGGCATGGTGACGATGCGCAGCAGCTGCTGTCGTTCATGGAAGCCGAGGGCATCCTGATCCGCAGCACGGCATCGAGCCATCTGCCTGATCACTTGCGGGTGTCGATCGGATCGACCGATGAAAACTCAGCCTTCCTAGAGGCGCTGCACCGTTACGCCGAGCAGGCCTAG
- a CDS encoding DUF4328 domain-containing protein, which produces MGFSLRLAGYPMRVRTLYEIMTGAMLVHLVIHLFLFAAEVSAFVTTRGQLGPIQAFPVAADMYVASYFIFGVAALIGSVTWFHWLDRSVKNLYADRIENFGRTPLQIVMAYMTPGPNLYRPLKDLKRLYGAFAAGEAFDEVRAPSVLTIWWLVSLVQLGLMGAELRFGFSVVTLLSGAFSIATAALGLVVLRKMALVQPYWRKGGRRGTRMVERPRHDDTHTETGTA; this is translated from the coding sequence ATGGGGTTCAGCCTGCGCCTTGCAGGTTACCCCATGCGGGTGCGGACACTGTATGAAATCATGACCGGCGCAATGCTGGTCCATCTCGTCATCCATCTGTTTCTTTTTGCGGCCGAGGTTTCAGCCTTCGTGACGACGCGCGGCCAGTTGGGACCGATCCAGGCGTTCCCGGTCGCCGCTGACATGTATGTCGCCAGCTATTTCATCTTCGGCGTCGCGGCGCTTATCGGCAGTGTCACCTGGTTCCACTGGCTCGATCGCTCTGTCAAAAATCTGTACGCTGACCGGATTGAAAATTTTGGCCGGACCCCGCTGCAGATTGTCATGGCCTATATGACCCCCGGCCCGAACCTTTATCGCCCGCTCAAGGACCTGAAGAGGTTGTACGGTGCCTTCGCGGCGGGGGAGGCCTTCGATGAGGTCAGAGCGCCATCCGTCCTGACAATCTGGTGGCTTGTATCGCTCGTCCAGTTGGGCTTGATGGGGGCCGAACTTCGTTTTGGGTTTTCGGTTGTCACTCTTCTGTCGGGCGCGTTCAGCATCGCAACGGCGGCACTGGGGTTGGTGGTCCTGCGCAAGATGGCGCTGGTCCAGCCCTATTGGCGGAAAGGGGGGCGGCGCGGGACCCGCATGGTTGAGAGGCCGCGTCATGACGACACCCACACCGAAACCGGGACTGCTTGA
- a CDS encoding homoserine O-acetyltransferase MetX, with protein sequence MTLPDGMHLDGGGHLASVTVAYDTYGTLNADRSNAVLVCHPLTADQFAAREHPVTGKPGWWGNMIGSGLTIDTDKLFVICPNVLGGCMGSTGPLSPNPQTGAPYGLHFPVITIGDIVRSQAGLLDALGIDKLLAVIGGSMGGMQALQWTAAYPERVGAAAIIASAARHTPQNIAFHEVGRQAVMADPAWQGGAYHGTGQLPRKGLAVARMAAHVTYLSELALDQKFGRSLQDRAAPTFGFDADFQVESYLRHQGAAFVDRFDANAYLYITRATDYFDLGTDAELAQRFKGTQTRFLLTSFSSDWLYPKSESRRIVRALHGASAAVSYVEIESDKGHDAFLLDEPAFERVLRGFVHSTVAEAGL encoded by the coding sequence ATGACCCTGCCCGACGGTATGCATCTTGATGGCGGCGGTCATCTGGCCTCTGTGACAGTCGCCTATGATACCTATGGCACATTGAACGCTGATCGCAGCAATGCGGTGCTCGTCTGCCATCCCCTGACCGCCGACCAGTTTGCTGCCCGTGAGCATCCTGTCACCGGCAAACCGGGGTGGTGGGGAAACATGATCGGCTCCGGTCTGACCATTGATACGGACAAATTGTTTGTCATCTGCCCAAATGTCCTTGGCGGCTGCATGGGCTCGACCGGACCACTCAGCCCCAACCCTCAGACCGGTGCGCCTTACGGCCTGCATTTTCCGGTCATCACCATCGGCGATATCGTCCGCTCGCAAGCCGGGCTGCTGGATGCCCTCGGCATCGACAAATTGCTGGCAGTCATCGGAGGATCCATGGGCGGGATGCAGGCGCTGCAATGGACCGCCGCCTATCCCGAGCGCGTTGGCGCCGCAGCGATCATCGCATCGGCAGCACGCCACACGCCACAGAACATCGCCTTTCATGAGGTGGGCCGTCAGGCGGTCATGGCAGATCCTGCCTGGCAGGGCGGCGCCTATCACGGCACCGGGCAATTGCCGCGCAAAGGCCTCGCCGTGGCGCGCATGGCCGCCCATGTCACTTATCTCTCAGAGCTGGCGCTGGACCAAAAATTCGGCCGCAGCCTGCAGGACCGCGCCGCTCCGACATTCGGTTTCGATGCAGATTTTCAGGTTGAGAGCTACCTGCGTCATCAGGGCGCCGCGTTTGTCGATCGCTTTGACGCCAATGCCTATCTTTATATTACGCGGGCGACGGACTATTTCGATCTGGGCACCGATGCCGAACTGGCCCAACGGTTCAAGGGCACGCAGACACGGTTCCTGCTGACCTCCTTCTCGTCCGACTGGCTGTACCCCAAGAGTGAAAGCCGGCGTATTGTCCGTGCCCTGCACGGTGCGAGTGCGGCCGTATCCTATGTGGAAATTGAGAGTGACAAGGGCCACGACGCCTTTTTGCTGGATGAGCCCGCTTTCGAGCGCGTGCTGCGCGGCTTCGTCCACTCAACGGTGGCGGAGGCCGGCCTGTGA
- the metW gene encoding methionine biosynthesis protein MetW, producing MNIRQDLSLIASLVPERSTALDIGCGDGSLLKILRERRGVRGYGLEIDPADVSRAVADGLSVVQGDADTDLRDYPDEAFDTVILSNSVQTLRHPERAISGAVRVGRNVIVSFPNFGHWRVRAHLALHGTMPMSRELPTPWYATENIHLCTIKDFLYLTDNFEMQVREAYRLNQGASPKRFDPSAPFWPNWRAEAALFVLSRP from the coding sequence GTGAATATTCGTCAGGATCTCTCCCTCATTGCGTCGCTGGTTCCTGAACGGTCGACCGCCCTCGACATTGGTTGCGGCGACGGATCCCTTTTGAAAATTCTGCGCGAACGGCGAGGCGTCCGCGGCTATGGTCTTGAAATCGACCCTGCAGATGTCAGCCGCGCCGTCGCAGACGGGCTGTCCGTCGTGCAGGGCGATGCGGACACGGACCTTCGCGACTATCCCGATGAGGCATTCGACACAGTCATCCTGTCCAATTCGGTGCAGACACTGCGTCACCCTGAGCGAGCCATTTCCGGCGCCGTCAGGGTCGGTCGAAACGTGATTGTCAGCTTCCCCAATTTTGGACACTGGCGGGTTCGCGCCCACCTTGCGCTGCACGGTACCATGCCGATGTCGCGGGAACTGCCCACACCGTGGTATGCGACGGAGAATATCCATCTGTGTACGATCAAGGATTTTCTGTATCTCACCGACAATTTCGAGATGCAGGTGCGAGAAGCCTATCGCCTCAATCAGGGCGCGTCGCCCAAGCGCTTTGATCCGTCTGCACCGTTCTGGCCCAACTGGCGCGCTGAGGCCGCCCTTTTCGTGCTGTCACGCCCCTGA
- a CDS encoding class I SAM-dependent methyltransferase, with protein MRQAASDLEEFYASPLGALVAGVVTDKLVQAWGTADRLRVAGYGYAQPFLGGFTGTERKFALVPEGTGVRAGGDIPACLVHEHCWPLPDASLDRLFIIHGLEEGPDPRRLLREAWRVLSNDGLLIMAATNRRGLWSMTESTPFAAGRPFSRRQLDTLLTEGMFAPTAHATSLHFPPFKQVSLLPLARTWERLGEHIEGWRLPMLLPNLAGLNLVEARKSTAVPISGTKAEAFRPGMLVPSGLRPASPIQGRDSTKRAASARQLGQNGADGSKRLGDAP; from the coding sequence TTGCGACAAGCCGCTTCAGATCTGGAAGAGTTCTACGCCAGCCCGCTGGGTGCGCTGGTGGCGGGGGTCGTGACCGACAAGCTGGTGCAGGCATGGGGTACGGCGGACCGGCTGCGCGTTGCCGGTTATGGCTATGCCCAGCCGTTTCTGGGCGGCTTTACGGGCACGGAGCGAAAGTTTGCGCTGGTCCCGGAAGGTACGGGAGTGCGGGCTGGGGGCGACATCCCCGCCTGTCTGGTGCATGAACATTGCTGGCCATTACCCGACGCCTCGCTCGACCGCTTGTTTATCATCCACGGCCTTGAAGAGGGGCCGGACCCCCGCCGACTGCTGCGGGAGGCTTGGCGTGTGCTGAGCAATGATGGTCTTCTCATCATGGCCGCCACCAACCGACGCGGCCTTTGGTCAATGACTGAAAGCACGCCTTTTGCGGCGGGTCGGCCCTTCTCCCGCCGGCAGCTGGATACGCTTCTGACCGAAGGGATGTTCGCCCCGACGGCGCACGCCACATCGCTTCATTTCCCGCCCTTCAAGCAGGTCTCGCTTCTACCCCTGGCTCGGACATGGGAACGGCTGGGTGAGCATATTGAAGGCTGGCGACTGCCCATGCTGCTGCCGAACCTAGCCGGGCTCAATCTGGTCGAGGCGCGCAAGTCGACGGCCGTGCCGATTTCCGGCACCAAGGCAGAGGCGTTCCGTCCTGGCATGCTGGTACCGTCGGGCCTCAGGCCCGCCTCACCGATTCAGGGGCGTGACAGCACGAAAAGGGCGGCCTCAGCGCGCCAGTTGGGCCAGAACGGTGCAGACGGATCAAAGCGCTTGGGCGACGCGCCCTGA
- the gloB gene encoding hydroxyacylglutathione hydrolase has translation MIYRHGHLSVKQVPCLHDNYGYLLRDEATGTVAAIDTPEVGPLVAALDELGWGLDYILNTHWHPDHVGGNETLKARYGATIIGPEGEADKIPGADRLVSEGDIVTLGERKARVVETPGHTLGHIVYLFGDEDVAFVGDTLFSLGCGRLFEGTAAQMWASLQKIRNWAPQTTIYCAHEYTAANYQFAASIDPNNAALQARGERIAELRSDGQPTVPMILADECRENPFLRADDAVLAANLGVADADPASVFAEIRGRKDRF, from the coding sequence ATGATCTACCGACATGGACACCTTTCGGTGAAACAAGTGCCCTGTCTGCACGATAATTACGGTTATCTGCTGCGGGATGAAGCAACCGGGACGGTTGCCGCCATTGATACGCCGGAGGTGGGCCCGCTTGTCGCGGCCCTGGACGAGCTGGGATGGGGGCTGGATTACATCCTCAATACCCACTGGCACCCCGACCATGTGGGCGGCAACGAGACCCTCAAGGCGCGCTATGGGGCGACCATCATCGGTCCCGAAGGCGAAGCCGACAAAATCCCCGGCGCCGACCGACTGGTGTCGGAAGGCGATATCGTGACCCTGGGAGAGCGCAAGGCGCGTGTCGTTGAAACCCCCGGTCACACGCTGGGACACATCGTCTATCTGTTCGGTGATGAAGACGTCGCCTTTGTCGGCGATACGCTGTTCAGTCTGGGATGCGGTCGACTGTTCGAGGGCACAGCCGCACAGATGTGGGCCTCGCTGCAGAAAATCCGCAACTGGGCGCCGCAGACCACGATCTACTGCGCCCATGAATACACGGCCGCCAATTATCAGTTTGCCGCCTCGATCGACCCCAACAATGCCGCCCTGCAGGCGCGCGGCGAGCGGATTGCAGAATTGCGCTCAGACGGCCAGCCCACTGTTCCGATGATCCTCGCCGATGAATGTCGGGAGAACCCCTTCCTGCGCGCTGATGACGCGGTCCTCGCCGCCAACCTGGGCGTTGCCGACGCGGACCCGGCATCGGTTTTTGCAGAGATCCGCGGTCGCAAGGACCGCTTCTGA
- a CDS encoding DUF3429 domain-containing protein, giving the protein MIEVGETRRKPDLESRATALGYAGLIPFAAAGLLIWLQPPSLSWLVNGFVYATLIYGAIILSFMAGARWGAGIATGDSDKLTPAIVAALIAWLAVLPRDVIPGYDPTYSVRYLILLASFIGLFVHEVSARDWDHWYSGLRFRLTMMVAGLIILIMLGLNY; this is encoded by the coding sequence ATGATTGAAGTTGGCGAAACCCGGCGCAAGCCGGACCTTGAATCACGCGCCACCGCCCTTGGCTATGCCGGGCTGATTCCGTTTGCGGCAGCAGGTCTGTTGATCTGGCTCCAGCCGCCATCGCTCTCTTGGCTCGTCAACGGTTTCGTTTACGCCACGCTGATCTATGGGGCGATCATCCTGAGTTTCATGGCGGGCGCCCGGTGGGGCGCCGGTATCGCGACGGGTGATTCCGACAAGCTGACCCCTGCTATCGTCGCGGCCCTGATTGCATGGCTGGCCGTGCTGCCCCGCGATGTCATTCCCGGCTATGACCCGACCTATTCGGTGCGATACCTGATCCTGCTGGCATCCTTTATCGGCCTGTTCGTGCATGAGGTATCGGCGCGGGACTGGGATCATTGGTATTCCGGCCTGCGGTTTCGCCTGACCATGATGGTGGCGGGCCTGATCATCCTGATCATGCTGGGCCTGAACTACTGA